The Streptomyces sp. NL15-2K genome contains a region encoding:
- a CDS encoding gas vesicle protein: MSQSDSPVPTPSRALSPYGGQGSSANLADILERVLDKGIVIVGDIKINLLDIELLTIKLRLLVASVDKAKEIGIDWWEHDPALSSRADGRRSLEEQNERLRAEVEELRRRVARSSPAELSESRSGERRRSHDAEREPRTESRAERRTEPRRERRAEPEGEQRTEPRRKRRKTEDAEDAKDVENRSRRQ, translated from the coding sequence GTGAGCCAGTCCGACTCCCCGGTCCCCACGCCTTCACGGGCCCTCTCCCCGTACGGCGGCCAGGGGTCCAGCGCGAACCTCGCCGACATTCTTGAACGCGTGCTCGACAAGGGCATCGTGATCGTCGGCGACATCAAGATCAACCTGCTCGACATCGAGCTGCTCACCATCAAACTCCGTCTCCTGGTGGCTTCGGTCGACAAGGCCAAGGAGATCGGCATCGACTGGTGGGAGCACGATCCGGCCCTGTCGTCCCGTGCCGACGGCCGGCGCTCCCTGGAGGAGCAGAACGAGCGCCTGCGCGCCGAGGTGGAGGAGCTGCGCAGACGGGTCGCGAGGTCGTCCCCGGCGGAGCTGTCCGAGAGCAGGTCGGGCGAGCGCCGCCGATCGCATGACGCCGAGCGGGAGCCCCGTACCGAGTCACGCGCGGAGCGACGCACAGAGCCCCGTAGGGAGCGGCGCGCGGAGCCGGAGGGTGAGCAGCGCACTGAGCCGCGACGCAAGCGGCGGAAGACCGAGGACGCCGAGGACGCCAAGGACGTCGAGAACCGGAGCCGACGACAGTGA
- a CDS encoding GvpL/GvpF family gas vesicle protein, giving the protein MNGQLSYAYAVLRSSPALERTALAGVHGVEGAPVTLVHSGAVAAAVGAVPLEEFSEAALKVRLEDLEWLEATARAHHLVIETLAAHTTVLPLRLATVYLDDDRVREMLSEREEAFSAMLDRLADHEEWGVKVYAEPPPPAPSAGPADEADEQSPGRTYLRDRRRRRQTREDTWRVAEEAVQRTELQARGLAVERARHRPQQGNLAQVSGENVANDAYLVPRRLADEFRSRMLHAADGLPGVRVDVTGPWAPYSFAMPPEPYEREGAVRQ; this is encoded by the coding sequence GTGAACGGGCAGCTGAGCTACGCGTACGCCGTGCTGCGGTCCTCCCCCGCGCTGGAGCGGACCGCGCTCGCCGGTGTCCATGGCGTGGAGGGCGCCCCGGTCACACTGGTCCACTCGGGCGCGGTGGCCGCCGCGGTCGGTGCCGTGCCCCTGGAGGAGTTCTCGGAGGCGGCGCTGAAGGTCCGGCTGGAGGACCTGGAATGGCTGGAGGCGACGGCCCGGGCCCACCACCTCGTCATCGAGACCCTGGCCGCGCACACCACGGTCCTCCCCCTGCGGCTGGCCACCGTGTACCTCGACGACGACCGGGTCCGGGAGATGCTGAGCGAGCGGGAGGAGGCCTTCTCCGCGATGCTGGACCGGCTCGCCGACCACGAGGAGTGGGGCGTCAAGGTCTACGCCGAGCCCCCGCCCCCGGCTCCATCGGCCGGCCCGGCCGACGAGGCGGACGAGCAGAGCCCGGGACGCACGTACCTGCGGGACCGCAGGCGTCGGCGCCAGACACGCGAGGACACGTGGCGGGTCGCCGAGGAGGCCGTACAGCGGACGGAGCTGCAGGCCCGCGGTCTGGCGGTGGAGCGCGCCCGCCACCGGCCGCAGCAGGGAAACCTCGCCCAGGTGTCCGGCGAGAACGTCGCCAACGACGCCTACCTCGTCCCACGCCGTCTGGCCGACGAGTTCCGCAGCCGGATGCTGCACGCCGCCGACGGCCTCCCCGGCGTCCGCGTGGACGTCACCGGCCCGTGGGCCCCGTACTCCTTCGCCATGCCTCCGGAGCCCTACGAGCGGGAAGGGGCAGTACGACAGTGA
- a CDS encoding gas vesicle protein: protein MSEYGDYDARPVSQPQVALIDLLDRLLSGGVVLTGDLVLSIADIDLVRISLRAVVVAVREQMDEQWAPFIPERALTGQGGHDDEPA from the coding sequence GTGAGCGAGTACGGCGACTACGACGCCCGCCCGGTCAGCCAGCCCCAGGTGGCGTTGATCGACCTGCTCGACCGGCTGCTGAGCGGCGGCGTCGTGCTGACCGGCGACCTCGTCCTGTCGATCGCCGACATCGACCTGGTCCGGATCTCGCTGCGCGCGGTGGTGGTCGCCGTCCGAGAGCAGATGGACGAACAGTGGGCACCCTTCATCCCGGAACGGGCCCTCACGGGACAAGGCGGCCACGATGACGAGCCCGCCTGA
- a CDS encoding gas vesicle protein K, translated as MTSPPDRPPADRLREVADAATRAFSLLPAQPDDVAPPRTDRGRAAARRLRTDPDTVERDLVKLVLTIVELLRQLMERQALHRVDEGNLTEEQEERLGLTLMLLHDRMAELCDRYGLTMEDLNLDLGPLGTLLPP; from the coding sequence ATGACGAGCCCGCCTGACCGTCCGCCCGCCGACCGGCTGCGGGAAGTGGCCGACGCCGCGACCCGGGCCTTCTCCCTGCTGCCCGCCCAACCGGACGACGTGGCCCCGCCCCGCACCGACCGGGGCCGGGCCGCCGCGCGCCGCCTGCGGACCGATCCCGACACGGTGGAGCGGGACCTCGTCAAGCTGGTCCTCACCATCGTCGAGCTGCTGCGCCAGCTGATGGAGCGGCAGGCCCTGCACCGCGTCGACGAGGGCAACCTGACCGAGGAGCAGGAGGAACGGCTCGGCCTGACCCTGATGCTCCTCCACGACCGGATGGCCGAACTGTGCGACCGCTACGGCCTGACCATGGAGGATCTCAACCTCGACCTGGGACCGCTCGGGACGCTGCTGCCGCCCTGA
- a CDS encoding helix-turn-helix transcriptional regulator — MSETRKPRTQRQKYGEELRLRRAAAGLTQEELGDQVVCSPTLISHFEAGRRLPKPDDAQRIDRALGTDGFFARWLEDLESKYDVHFAAAAALEQQATLIQQFALSLVPGMLQTPDYARAVFAAYRPNHTAEELDDEVVIRTERARILDGPLKPVIWTLLDEAVLRRRVGGPQVMAEQLHKIADMAEAGRLRLHVLPYGVGAHALMHSLLTLMSFEDSAPVAYVEGFLVGQLLDDPALVNACQASYALALSDALSKQESLALVRVAAEEHEHGQQ, encoded by the coding sequence ATGAGCGAGACTCGCAAGCCTCGGACGCAACGACAGAAGTACGGAGAGGAACTGAGGCTGCGACGGGCGGCAGCCGGGCTCACCCAGGAGGAACTGGGCGATCAGGTCGTGTGCTCGCCCACGCTGATCAGCCACTTCGAGGCCGGGAGACGGCTGCCGAAGCCTGATGACGCGCAGCGGATCGACCGGGCGCTGGGAACGGACGGGTTCTTCGCTCGGTGGCTGGAGGATCTGGAGAGCAAGTACGACGTCCACTTCGCTGCCGCCGCCGCGCTGGAGCAACAAGCCACCCTGATCCAGCAGTTCGCCCTCTCCCTGGTTCCCGGGATGCTTCAGACCCCCGACTACGCGCGGGCGGTATTCGCTGCGTACCGCCCCAACCACACGGCCGAGGAACTTGACGACGAAGTTGTCATTCGAACAGAGCGTGCCCGGATTCTGGACGGGCCGTTGAAACCGGTCATTTGGACACTGCTCGACGAGGCCGTACTCCGGCGTCGCGTCGGTGGCCCGCAGGTCATGGCGGAACAACTGCACAAAATCGCAGACATGGCAGAGGCCGGTCGGTTGCGCCTGCATGTCCTTCCGTACGGCGTCGGCGCACATGCTCTGATGCATAGCCTGCTCACTCTCATGAGCTTCGAGGATTCCGCTCCCGTGGCCTACGTCGAAGGCTTCCTCGTCGGCCAACTGCTTGACGATCCAGCCCTGGTGAACGCCTGCCAGGCCTCTTACGCTCTTGCCCTGAGCGACGCGTTGTCGAAGCAGGAGTCCCTGGCGCTCGTCAGGGTGGCAGCAGAGGAACACGAGCATGGTCAGCAGTGA
- a CDS encoding DUF397 domain-containing protein has product MVSSEHTVSDSSNLTGWYKSSYSGGNQGECLEVACGHHGVPVRDSKAPTGPALVFSAGGWTSFVTAVKDGRIGG; this is encoded by the coding sequence ATGGTCAGCAGTGAGCACACCGTCTCCGACTCGTCCAACCTCACCGGGTGGTACAAGTCGAGCTACAGCGGCGGCAACCAGGGCGAGTGCCTTGAGGTCGCCTGCGGTCACCACGGCGTGCCCGTCCGCGACAGCAAGGCCCCCACCGGCCCGGCGCTGGTCTTCTCAGCGGGCGGCTGGACGTCGTTCGTCACCGCCGTCAAGGACGGCCGCATCGGCGGCTGA